The Drosophila simulans strain w501 chromosome 3R, Prin_Dsim_3.1, whole genome shotgun sequence genome contains the following window.
CATATAGTAAATAAGTAACTGCAGGTGATTCTTATTACTTACTGTCCTTCTTTGAAGTACTCCTTCAGCGTTGTGCTGAACTTCTTGGAATATTTGACAAACTCCTTCTTACGCTGCTCCACAGCCTGCTTGCCCGTTACGCCAGGTATGAACGAGCCGATCTCGTTGACCACATCGAGCAGTTTCTTTATGGCGCTGGCGATTTCCCTGTAAAATGCAGTAAAATTCATTATTCATAAATCAGTAAAGCTTATGCACTGATTTTTTACTCACTTGATGGTCTCCAGGAAGGTCTTCCTGTCGTTTATCTCATCGGGTATGCGGCTGAGGATCACCTTGAGAGCCACGGACTTACGATTGAGCTCCTGGAAGGGCTCCTCCGTGCGCGTCAAGCGGTATTCATTGACTGTGGAAGGGGGAAACGACGTTAGCTACGAAACTCAGCTGCTGGCGTGGCTACTTACGGTCCGCTTCCGTAATTTTGCCCTGCAATCGGAGCACGGCCTCGTTTAGGTTTACATTCAGATCGGCCCGCCGCACAATTGTGGCTACGAGGTCATAGCAGAAGCCCGGATTGTTCTGCTCCGACTTGAGAATGGCGGAGCGCAGAGATTGGGCAGCGCCAACGTCGCGTCGCTCGAGCTGCAGGTAAACGTACACAAAGTTAGGCAATTACAAGCCCAAGTACCCCATGTAAGGGTTTACGCAACAGGCCACGATCTGGCGGGGCTGAAGGGTTCAGAGGTACGGTTTGGGGCTCACGGGTTCGGTGCAGAGCACAGCAGAGCGGAGCCGAGCACCTGGGATCGTTTCACCTACCTGGGAGAAAATGGGCCGCAGTATGACGGGCAGAACGAGAGACGACGTGGGCTCGCCCATTGTCATTGCTACTAGTGTGCTTGGTCTTCTCTACTGGTGCCTAGGTGTCCTGGCGCATGCTGCAGGAACCCAGTTGCGATTCCCGTTCCGTGCGATGTCCGTCGCTTCGCTCGCACGACGCtcgcaaatcaaattaaaaaattaacaaaaattgttCACAACAGCACAGGCACAGTGTTGTTTTTCAATACTGGAA
Protein-coding sequences here:
- the LOC6727965 gene encoding programmed cell death protein 10; translated protein: MTMGEPTSSLVLPVILRPIFSQLERRDVGAAQSLRSAILKSEQNNPGFCYDLVATIVRRADLNVNLNEAVLRLQGKITEADLNEYRLTRTEEPFQELNRKSVALKVILSRIPDEINDRKTFLETIKEIASAIKKLLDVVNEIGSFIPGVTGKQAVEQRKKEFVKYSKKFSTTLKEYFKEGQPNAVFISALFLIRQTNQIMLTVKSKCE